From Pontibacter actiniarum, a single genomic window includes:
- a CDS encoding Do family serine endopeptidase produces the protein MKTKQFILGVALSAVVGGGVAVGSYKMLEEEQVVQTEQQYPNVRYTSAMRSSSAVVPEGLNFVKAASVSTPAVVHVMTEYSVRSSDSYSSQMDPFLREFFGDGFGQRVPRGPQMGSGSGVIIASNGYIVTNNHVIDKADKIEVVLDDKRKFEARLVGTDPTTDVALLKVETENLPTIRYGNSDDLQVGEWVLAVGNPMNLTSTVTAGIVSAKGRNINILRTSQNQDLSIESFIQTDAAVNPGNSGGALVNLNGDLVGINTAIASQTGQFAGYSFAVPSSIVSKVVDDLLKYGEVQRALLGASIQEIDAAFAKEKGLKTLNGVYIAQVAEKSGAEEAGLKSGDVITAINSVPVAKSSQLLEQVARYRPGDKVTVSYLRDGKERSAKVTLKNRQNSTELVKRSEAKAVTFDGATFEPVSKQEMRKLGIDGGAQITGVRSSKFRDTGMKDGFIITRIDKYEVNEPADVEKYLKSLESGVVYIEGVYPDGLKAYYPIGKG, from the coding sequence ATGAAGACGAAACAGTTTATACTTGGCGTCGCGCTTTCGGCCGTTGTAGGTGGTGGTGTGGCTGTGGGTAGCTACAAGATGTTGGAAGAAGAGCAGGTTGTACAAACAGAGCAGCAGTACCCCAATGTACGCTATACCAGTGCTATGCGCAGCAGCAGTGCCGTTGTGCCGGAGGGCCTGAACTTTGTGAAGGCCGCATCTGTGTCTACGCCGGCCGTGGTGCACGTGATGACCGAGTACAGTGTGCGCAGCTCTGACAGCTACAGCAGCCAGATGGACCCTTTCCTGCGTGAGTTTTTCGGCGATGGCTTTGGCCAGCGCGTGCCGCGGGGCCCGCAGATGGGCTCTGGCTCAGGGGTGATCATCGCCTCTAACGGCTACATCGTTACTAACAACCACGTAATTGATAAGGCAGATAAAATAGAGGTGGTGCTGGACGACAAGCGTAAGTTTGAAGCCCGGCTGGTAGGCACCGACCCTACGACCGACGTTGCCCTGCTGAAGGTAGAGACAGAGAACCTGCCTACCATACGCTACGGAAACTCCGATGACCTGCAGGTGGGCGAGTGGGTATTGGCCGTGGGCAACCCAATGAACCTGACCTCTACGGTAACGGCTGGTATCGTGAGTGCCAAAGGCCGTAACATCAATATCCTGCGCACCAGCCAGAATCAGGACCTGAGCATCGAGTCGTTCATCCAGACGGATGCCGCCGTGAACCCCGGTAACTCCGGTGGAGCCCTGGTAAACCTGAACGGTGACTTGGTGGGTATCAACACGGCCATTGCCTCGCAGACGGGACAGTTTGCCGGTTACTCTTTTGCCGTGCCTTCGTCCATCGTGAGTAAGGTGGTGGATGACCTGCTGAAGTACGGAGAGGTGCAGCGCGCCTTGCTGGGTGCCTCTATCCAGGAGATTGACGCCGCCTTTGCCAAGGAGAAAGGCCTGAAGACACTGAACGGCGTGTACATTGCCCAGGTGGCTGAAAAGAGCGGTGCAGAGGAAGCCGGCCTGAAGTCTGGCGACGTGATTACGGCCATTAACAGCGTGCCGGTAGCCAAGTCGTCGCAGCTGCTGGAGCAGGTGGCCCGTTATCGCCCCGGCGATAAGGTGACTGTGTCTTACCTGCGGGATGGCAAGGAAAGATCAGCGAAAGTAACCTTGAAAAACCGCCAGAACAGCACAGAGCTGGTAAAACGCAGCGAAGCCAAGGCTGTTACTTTCGACGGTGCCACTTTTGAGCCGGTAAGCAAGCAGGAAATGAGAAAGCTGGGCATCGATGGCGGCGCTCAGATCACCGGTGTGCGCAGCAGCAAGTTCCGCGATACAGGTATGAAAGACGGGTTTATCATCACCAGAATCGATAAGTATGAGGTGAATGAGCCAGCCGATGTGGAGAAGTACCTGAAGAGCCTGGAAAGCGGCGTAGTCTATATCGAGGGTGTTTACCCAGACGGCCTGAAGGCTTATTACCCGATCGGAAAAGGTTAA
- a CDS encoding aldehyde dehydrogenase family protein produces the protein MKQTIDALPLAKELADVLQQLGIKEVNPAYSTGLSWGGQENRSTRTITSPADGSPIATVNMATAEDYEQVVQQAQEAFKVWRKVTAPKRGEIVRQIGEKLREHKEALGKLVSYEMGKIYQEGLGEVQEMIDICDFAVGLSRQLHGYTMHSERPQHRMYEQYHPLGIVGIISAFNFPVAVWSWNAMLAAVCGDVMIWKPSEKTPLTGVACQHIIREVLAENELPEGIFNLIIGDAEIGSLMSHDKRIPLVSATGSTRMGKKVGEAVGARLGKSLLELGGNNAIILTESADMEMALRAIVFGAVGTCGQRCTSTRRLIIHENVYEQVKERLLKVYPNLPIGHPLDSTTLVGPLIDKDAVSAFTSALEKVQQEGGTLLTGGEVLRGEGYETGTYVKPAIVEAENHYEMVQEETFAPILYLIKYSGDVENALELQNGVRQGLSSAIFSTNLLETEAFLSHWGSDCGIANVNIGTSGAEIGGAFGGEKETGGGRESGSDAWRVYMRRQTNTINYSRELPLAQGIKFDIMD, from the coding sequence ATGAAACAGACGATAGATGCTTTGCCACTGGCGAAAGAACTGGCGGATGTGCTGCAGCAACTGGGCATCAAAGAAGTAAACCCTGCCTACAGCACCGGCCTTAGCTGGGGCGGCCAGGAGAACCGCAGTACCCGTACCATTACCTCGCCGGCAGACGGCAGCCCGATCGCTACCGTGAACATGGCCACCGCCGAGGACTACGAACAGGTAGTGCAGCAGGCCCAGGAGGCCTTTAAGGTGTGGCGCAAGGTAACAGCCCCGAAGCGTGGCGAGATCGTGCGCCAGATCGGCGAGAAGCTGCGTGAGCACAAGGAGGCGCTGGGCAAGCTGGTAAGCTACGAAATGGGCAAGATCTATCAGGAGGGCCTGGGTGAGGTGCAGGAGATGATCGACATCTGTGACTTTGCTGTTGGCCTGTCGCGCCAGCTGCACGGCTACACCATGCACTCGGAGCGCCCGCAGCACCGCATGTACGAGCAGTACCACCCGCTGGGCATTGTGGGCATTATCTCTGCCTTCAACTTTCCGGTGGCTGTTTGGAGCTGGAACGCCATGCTGGCGGCCGTGTGCGGCGACGTGATGATCTGGAAGCCGTCTGAGAAGACCCCGCTGACCGGTGTGGCCTGCCAGCACATCATCCGGGAGGTACTGGCCGAGAACGAGCTGCCGGAGGGCATCTTTAACCTGATTATCGGGGATGCGGAGATCGGCAGCCTGATGAGCCACGACAAGCGCATACCGCTGGTGTCAGCCACAGGCTCCACCAGAATGGGTAAAAAGGTAGGAGAGGCCGTTGGCGCACGCCTGGGCAAATCGCTGCTCGAGCTGGGAGGCAATAACGCCATCATACTTACCGAGAGTGCCGATATGGAAATGGCTCTGCGCGCGATTGTATTTGGCGCCGTGGGTACCTGCGGCCAGCGCTGCACATCCACCCGCCGCCTGATCATCCACGAGAACGTTTACGAGCAGGTAAAGGAGCGCCTGCTGAAAGTATACCCGAACCTGCCAATCGGCCATCCGCTGGATAGCACTACGCTGGTAGGCCCGCTGATCGATAAAGACGCGGTGAGTGCCTTTACAAGCGCCCTGGAGAAGGTACAGCAGGAGGGAGGCACTCTGCTGACTGGCGGCGAGGTGCTGCGTGGCGAAGGCTACGAAACCGGCACGTATGTGAAGCCTGCCATTGTGGAGGCGGAGAACCACTACGAAATGGTGCAGGAGGAAACGTTTGCCCCGATTCTGTACCTGATTAAGTACAGCGGCGACGTAGAAAACGCACTGGAGCTACAGAACGGCGTGCGCCAGGGCTTGTCTTCTGCAATTTTCTCGACTAACCTGCTCGAGACGGAGGCCTTCCTGAGCCACTGGGGCTCCGACTGCGGAATCGCTAACGTGAACATCGGGACATCCGGTGCCGAGATAGGTGGCGCCTTCGGTGGTGAGAAGGAAACAGGCGGTGGCCGCGAGTCCGGCTCCGATGCCTGGAGGGTGTACATGCGCCGCCAGACCAACACCATCAACTACAGCCGCGAGTTGCCACTTGCCCAAGGCATCAAGTTTGACATTATGGACTAG